One part of the Oncorhynchus clarkii lewisi isolate Uvic-CL-2024 chromosome 7, UVic_Ocla_1.0, whole genome shotgun sequence genome encodes these proteins:
- the LOC139413878 gene encoding biogenesis of lysosome-related organelles complex 1 subunit 1-like translates to MLSRLLKEHQSKQTERKELQEGRRREAITAATCLTEALVDHLNVGVAKAYVNQRKLDHEVKTLQVQAGQFSKQTGQWISMVEGFNQALKEIGDVENWARSIEMDMRTIATALEYVHKGQLTSASS, encoded by the exons ATGCTTTCTCGTTTATTAAAGGAGCACCAATCGAAGCAGACCGAACGAAAAGAACTTCAAG AGGGACGTAGACGAGAGGCAATTACTGCTGCCACCTGTCTAACAGAAGCCTTGGTGGACCACCTTAATGTGGG GGTGGCCAAGGCGTATGTGAACCAGAGGAAACTGGACCATGAGGTGAAGACGCTACAGGTGCAGGCCGGCCAGTTCTCCAAGCAGACTGGCCAGTGGATTAGTATGGTGGAAGGCTTCAACCAGGCCctgaag GAAATCGGTGATGTGGAGAACTGGGCTCGCAGTATTGAGATGGATATGAGAACCATCGCCACAGCTCTGGAGTACGTACACAAGGGGCAGCTCACATCAGCCTCTTCATAG